GGACCACGGCGGCCATGTTGTTGGCCCCGGTTCATAGATCACCACTCAAACTGTTTCTTTCAGGtattgtgaaaataaaatgaacgACTGCACAGGTGTACGCGCTGACCTTCGGGTCTGGCTAAACCTTGGAAGCGTCCCGGTGGCTTTCCGAGTCTCTCTGCTGACAGCGGTATGAAATCTGTCAGGCGGAGGATCCGATTCCACCAACATGTCGTAAAGCTGCTCAGCACCTCCGGCCGACGCCGGCTCCTCGGACTAATCCGGGGGGCTCGGCCCGGAGGATCCGGTTTCTGGAGTCGTTGCTTGGCACACGCCGGTGCCGGCGGGACGGACCCCCCTCTGGGGACGGACCCCCCTCTGAGGACGGACCCCCCTCTGAGTTCACACTGTGGAGATCAAAGGGTTTCATTAAATAATGCTGCAGCCCTGTATCACAGAACAATATTAATCATAATCTTCCAAAACCTTCTCGAACCGCTATTCTCCTTCTTTACACAACATTGAAGTCTACACTGaacatacaaccagaggagtcgccccctggtggtcaggagagagaatgcagatttaactcatgaagcatagacttctatacaaccagaggagtcgccccctggtggtgagtagagagaatgcagctttaacatatgaagcatagacttctatacaaccagaggagtcgccccctggtggtgagtagagagaatgcagctgtaacacatgaagcatatacttctatacaaccagaggagtctcccctggtggtcaggagagagaatgcagctttaacacatgaagcatagacttctatacaaccagaagagtcgccccctggtgatcaggagagagaatgcagctttaacacatgaagcatagacttctgtacaaccagaggagtcgccccctggtggtcagacgTGGTCAGTGTCATGTTGGCGGTGCCTCTCAGCTTGGTGTGCCAGTCTGCCCTCCATCCAGGAAGTACACTCCACCAGAGTCATGAcacatcactgcagaccctcCATGAACCGCCTgtttaagctcctccccctctggagGGCAGAACACTGGAACCACCCGACACAAGAAGAGCTCCTTCCTGCAGACCCTCCAGCCATGAACCGCCTGTTTAAGCATCTcccctatatatgtatatatatatatatatatatatatatatatatatatatgcactgtatttatatatatatatgcactgtatttatatatatatatatatgcactgtatttatatatatatatgcactgtatttatatatatatatatatgcactgtatttatatatatatatatatatgcactgtatttatatatatatatgtatatataaaacaataatgcAAATAGAAGTTGTAAACAATACTAATAGAGTGCAAATGTGtactgcatttatatatatatatatataaatatatatataaacaaactaAGTCCCAATTAGCTAATAAGTCTCAAATTATCTAGAACGCAAACGATgattgattttcaaaataagaggcagctgctttattttgaaatcgtACCCGGAAGAGTCGTCGCGTTGACGCCAACCTCTGCCGCCGTTGCCACTAGCAACGCCGTGTCCACCGGAAGTTGACAGGATGGCGTCGCTCGCCTCCATGGACGCGGTCCGGAGGAAGATTCAGGGCCTCCAGCTCGCGGCGGCCGACGCGGAGGAGCGAGCCGAGCTGCTGCATGAGGAGGCGGACACGGAGCGGCACGGCCGAGAGCGGGTAACCGGGCACCGGGCACCGGGCACCGGGCCACTTGTAGTTCCTCAAGTGGCCACCTGCGGCGCGAGCGGAAACAAATATGCGGCCTACGGAAGAGGATTAGGGACATGCGCGAACATGGGCAGAGTCAGAACTCAGACATCTGatccaaaaacatttttttttttgattcttCGTTTTTTAATTATGAAATGTCGGCTTTAAAATATATTAGATTGTATTagattatattaatttatatgaGCTATTCCTTCATTAgtgccacagtggggacatttcaggatcacagcagcagatGCACATTAAAGCATGAATAGAAagtaaaaatacaacaaaacccaataacaatactatataataatatgatatataatattatatatatgtaccaaCCGCTCTTCAAAGCCGTCCCTCTAATGAAAGCTTTGGTATGTGTGACACTAAATGTGAGATTTATGGagaattatttttaataaaacaaatgatgaATTATCTCACGGTAACTTTTAAAGACATTATTAGAACTCTACGGACACAAATAGACAAAagtagtcaaataaacaaacacgtcCCTTTGCTGGATGTTTACTTTTTCTTATATTTTCTGAATTTATATAATTCCAGTTTTCAATGGAAGAAGTGTCCCAGGTGTTCTGGACTGGCTTAACCTGTTTtaacctgtttaaaaaaagaagaatttaaCAGTTTTTACCAGTTTTAATCTGTTTTTAACAAGTTTTTATCTAGTTTTATCTGTTTTACTTGGGGTGGACTGGTGTCACACACTTGGATGACCAAATCTAAATCCAGCATGCAGGTCTCCCCAATGCATGGAGCCATATTTATCATTTGGTTGAATACAGATCAAACAAAACCAACATTGTTGTATTGattatgtgttttttaattgGCCTGTCAGCTGTTATGAAGTCAGTTATCACTGTCTTCATGGCTGTAATGTGACTTCTTTAGGCTCATCTGcacaatggtgtgtgtgtgtgtgtgtgtgtgtgtgtgtgcaggcagaGGCAGAAGTGGCCTCTCTAAACAGGCGCAtccagctggtggaggaggagctggaccgaGCTCAGGAGAGACTCGCCACCGCGCTGCAGaagctggaggaggcggagaaagCTGCTGATGAGAGCGAGaggtgaagacacacacacacacacacacacacacacatacacacacacaccaggatgtTGTCCACAAGCTGCTGTCAGGGCTCACTGTGACATCGTCGCCACATATAACGTTATACTGTAAACAGAAGAGTCAGAGTCAACGGATGAAGACACCATTAATGTGTGGAAGAGTCTCTTTAATCTTCCTGAAGATGTTGCATCATCATCGAcgtgtctctgaccctctggtcctcttgacccccccccccccccccccagaggaatGAAGGTCATTGAGAACAGGGCGTCGAAGGacgaggagaagatggagatcCAGGAGATGCAGCTGAAGGAGGCCAAACACATCGCGGAGGAGGCCGACCGCAAATATGAAGAGgtgcctgtctgactgtctgactgtctctctctctctctgtctctctgtctgactgtctctctgcccgtctctctctctgtctctctgtctgtctgtctctctgtccgtctgtctctctctctgtctgtccgtctgtctctctgtctgcctgtctctctctctgtctctctgtctgtccgtctgtctctctgtctgtctctctctctctctgtctctctgcccgtctctctctctgtccgtctgtctctctctctgtctgtccgtctgtctctctgtctgcctgtctctctctctgtctgtctctctctctgtctgtctgtctgtctgtctctctgtctgtctgtccgtctgtctctctctctgtctgtctgtctctctgtctctctctctctctgtctgtctctctgtctctctctctgtctgtccgtctgtctctctctctgtctgtctgtctctctgtctctctctctctctgtctgtccgtctgtctctctctctgtctgactgtctgtctgactgtctgtctgtctgtctgtctctctgtctgtctgtccgtctgtctctctctctgtctgtctgtctctctgtctctctctctctctgtctgtctctctgtctctctctctgtctgtccgtctgtctctctctctgtctgtctgtctctctgtctctctctctctctgtctgtccatctgtctctctctctgtctgactgtctgtctgactgtctgtctgtctgactgtctgactgtctgtctgcaggtGGCCCGTAAGCTGGTGATCCTGGAGGGCGACCTGGAGCGCTCAGAGGAGCGAGCCGAGGTGGCGGAGGCGTAAGTCGAGTCCaccggtcacgtgacctcactgAACACGGGTCGGACCAACGAGGACTCGGCTGATCTAGGATCAGTTCTAATCAGAGTTTTTAAATGAGCTCATTGttttacagatttatttaaagatttaaAATCTGTAAAGAAATGATCTAAAGTTAAATCCTGGTTTAATCCTTGTTGGTGTGTGGAGCGGCATGATTCGGCTGTTTTGGATTCATATACTAATTTGTTTTCAATAAATTGAGTCAAATAGTTTAAATTATCCTCAGATTGAATTTGACATTTGACAGTTTTCTTTATAAATAAACTAAAAGTTAAAGAAAGTATCAAACAGTTGATTTGTGTTCAGACTAATTGAttgatcgtgtgtgtgtctcgagcTGCAGGacgtacctggtgtgtgtgtgtgtgtgtacatcatgCATGCCTGAACAcacctgtttgttgttgttgtttgatggCCGCCCCGCCCACTGACCCCTctcacccccgccccccccccccccccccccgactaacCCCTCCAGACGAgtgagggagctggaggaggagctcagactCATGGACCAGAACATGAAGTCCATGATGTGCGGAGATGAAGAGGTACTGAACCCGgagctctggctccgcccctctgaCCCGCTTCAGCCCGTCTCTGTTTCCTGGCTCTGAGCATGTTCCTCACGCAGCACGACAAGTACTACAAGTACTAGAAGTACTATAAATACTAAAAGTACTAGAAGTATACGCCGGCTGATATTCtaagttgtttttcttgttaACAAATCCCACGAAAAAAAGACCCAAACCAACGATGAGCTGCAAAGATTTCCAGTTGGAATCGAGCCAAGAGGATTATAAACGACAAGGTCACACGTCTGGTATCGATGGTTCAGTTGTAAATGAAAGCGGTTTCAGAAAAAGAAAGTTCGATTATTCCCTATTTGTTTTGGTTATGTATGCTTGCAAAGTAAAGATTGTTTAAGTTTAGATTTGTAATAGAAAGTAAAGACATTGGGAGAGTTATCGTGTTCCAGAAGGAGAGAAGTAGAGCGGAGGCCAGACAGGACGTGATGTCATCAGAAACTCGTGACTGCGCCTCACCCAGCTGGATTATCTAACAAAAACTATGATTTACACCCTTTTAATGTTTGATGAAAGCTGTTTTAGTCGATcctgtaagaaaaaaaagaaaagttaagtTACTAAGCTGTTAGGCGACGAGCCGAGAGCTGATTGGTCGAGAGTCAGGATGTCCGGCACGTCGTTGGTTTGGGGCTCAGTGGAGAAATAGAGAATTAAAAGATTTTCTCAATTAGTGATTTAATCTTTTGGCTTTTATAAACTTTGAAAGCCTCCTTTGAGTCAGGGTCTGCTTTTCCTACCTTTCAAATCTCTCTttgttcctcctgctctctctgtcCCGTCTGCCTCGCTCAGTAAATCAGGTGACCTCGAGGAAGAGTTGAAAAATGTCACCAACAACTTGAAGTCCCTGGAAGCCCAGGCGGAGAAGGTACAGTAGGAGCCGAGGGTCCCCCAGCCACGGGGCCTGTAGATATGAGAACACGAGTATccccctggtggacatgagagagaatgcacgtttAGGACAAGTCGACAGAACATGGACCTTCTTGGAGTTTTAGTCAAAAGTCTGAATATCTTGAAAAGCGACGATGAAGAAGAACCTCACAGCAAAATAATTAAGAATAAATTGACCATAACTTTATGATGTAGAATTGAAAAAGGGGGAATCAGTTCAtcttcaaggttcaaggttcaagggttttttatttgccatctgtgcctagaccaacagtccagacacatcggaattatttttgcagggttctccttgtctcctcatcttAAAGTGTTTCGTTAAACAACCTGAAGACTGGATGGAGCTTCAGAAGCGTTGATGCTCTGTGAAACACAGGAGGGGCCGCAGTGTGTTTCTATCATCATCACAAGCTTCACAGTCGTCATATTCACTGTTTAAGGAGTACTTCACACAGTTATCATGGCTTCTCTTAAAGAACACTTGCGATACAGCAACAGCGTATAAATAATTGAGTTGTATATGCATGttaataccttttttttctatttgtattTCAGTACTCACAAAAGGAGGACAAATACGAGGAAGAGATCAAAGTCCTGACTGACAAGCTGAAGGAGGTGAGGTTCTGTCTGTGAAGTCAACATACGACTCTTAAAGAGGACGCACTGACCCGCCGGCTCCCTCTGCAGGCCGAGACTCGTGCGGAGTTTGCTGAGAGGTCTGTGGCCAAGCTGGAGAAGACCATCGACGACCTGGAAGGTACTCGTCTCTCTGAGCACCTCGCCGGCTCTCTGACACCTGTTGACGTTCAGCTAGCACAACATGGCCgtggtggagctggaggcggcCATGTTGACGTTCAGCTAGCACAACATGGCCgtggtggagctggaggcggcCATGTTGACGTTCAGCTAGCACCAACATGGCCGTGGTGGAGCTGGATAGAAGAATCTAAATCAGAGCGTGTTGTTCAGCTTGAgggtgacctcagtgtgtgaaGACACAGAGGCTCAGGGGCTGGAGAGGAGGACTTAAAGGAGTATACTTAAAGATGAGTACTTAAAGATGAGTGCTTAAAGATGAGTACTTAAAGATGAGTGCTTAAAGATGAGTACTTAAAGAGGAGTATACTTAAAGATGAGTGCTTAAAGATGAGTACTTAAAGATGAGTACTTAAACATGAGTACTTAAAGATGAGTATACTtaaagatgaagaggaagaggttcacctggaggaaggactcgttcctctgagGCTGTTTCTGGGCGGTTGTGACGCTGTTGCCTCAGTCATGTGTTGAGTGCAGCAGGAGTTGATAACGCATGGTcttgatcagtgtgtgtgtgtgtgtgtgtgtgtgtgtgtgtgtgtgtgaaaccagaccagagaggtcagagatgacatcatgtgtctgAAGTTGAATCTTGGTCAGCCGGTGTGATGATGACGAGGGTCTCTCTTCTGGTCCAGGGTCCCGCCTTTTGATTAATTCCTgttctttttctgtcttttcccTTTCCGTTcctcgtctctctgtgtgtgtgtgtgtgtgtgtgtgtgtgtgtgtgtgtgtgtgtgtgtgtgtgtgtgtgtgtgtgtgtgtgtgtgtgtgtgtgtgtgtgtgtgtgtgtgtgtgtgtgtgtgtgtgtgtgtgtgtgtgtgtgtgtgtgtcctccagacGAGGTGTACGCTCAGAAGCTGAAGGGCAAGGCCCTCAGCGAGGAGCTGGACCTGGCCCTCAACGACATGACCACCCTGTAGTCgctctgctccctctcctctcgctcctcttccTGTCCCGACTCGTCTGCTTCCTGTCGTCTTGTTCCGTTCCTCGGCGTACCCGAGCTTTCTGGAAGGTTCTAGAAAAGCAATGTGCCGAACCCGCCCACCCGGTCACTGGTCACCTGGCcgctggtcacctggtcactgcTCACCTGGTCACTGCTCACCTGGTCACTGCTCACCCGGTCACTGCTCACCCAGTCACTGGTGGTCACCCAGTCACTGGTCACCTGGCcgctggtcacctggtcactgcTCACCTGGTCACTGCTCACCTGGTCACTGCTCACCCAGTCACTGGTGGTCACCCAGTCACTGGTCACCTGGCcgctggtcacctggtcactgcTCACCTGGTCACTGCTCACCTGGTCACTGCTCACCCGGTCACTGGTGGTCACCCAGTCACTGGTCACCTGGCcgctggtcacctggtcactgcTCACCTGGTCACTGCTCACCTGGTCACTGCTCACCCGGTCACTGCTCACCCAGTCACTGGTGGTCACCCAGTCACTGGTCACCTGGCcgctggtcacctggtcactggtcacctggtcactgcTCACCCGGTCACTGGTGGTCACCCAGTCACTGCTCACCTGGCcgctggtcacctggtcactgctcacctggtcactgctcacctggccgctggtcacctggtcactgcTCACCCAGTCACTGGTCACCTGGCcgctggtcacctggtcactgctcacctggccgctggtcacctggtcactgctcacctggtcactgctcacctggccgctggtcacctggtcactgctcacctggccgctggtcacctggtcactgctcacctggccgctggtcacctggtcactgcTCACCTGGTCACTGCTCACCTGGCCGCTGGTCACCTGGTCTCTGCTCTACTTTCTGCAGGTTCTCTTAGTTTCAtgtcttctctttctctgtaataaatgtattaaagctCGCTCTActtttctgtctccttcctgtctttctattttgtttacttcttcttcttgatatTCATAAAGCAGCGTGTGAACAATGAACTGCTTTGGAGCACaccgtaatatatataatatataataaatatatatataataaatatatatatatataatatatatatatattatataatatatatatatatatgttatttatataatatatatattatatatattatattatatatatattttatatacaatatatatactatatattatatatctatatatatatatagatatataatcaGACGTAAGTTGGGATGTCCTGATCCAGTCTCAAAGATCTGAATCGGGGCAAATTAAAGCATTTTTGTATTGATCGTTGTCGGCTGTATATACATGGCGCCCATGTTCAGGTGATTCGGGTGACTTAAATAAGGTATCACTATGAATCTTCCCTATctgattatttatatttagaccATGACTTTGTATTACTAGCTTTCtgaaatatatgtttaaatatccccacaaatatatattcttttaccAAATATGTGCCAATTTGCATTCCTATCAAGACATGTACATATTAGACAAACaggttaaaatgtgtttaattttaTTGACCTAATAGTACAGTTTTTGACTCCTCTGTAAAAACCTTTGGAATATAGATTGAAATGAAAAATTAGATTTATGGCTCAGAGTCAATAATTGCAAAATGACATACAGCTTGGTGAAtagggtataaatatatatttaatagacACTTCCCAAAAGTGAATAACTCAGACACCTTGATGACATGGTGTGCATCCatctgacctcatgtgacctcactgtgactcctaaAAGCTGTCAGCCTCCACAACTGAGTGGAGACAAATCCACTGTGTCCACAACCACTTGCAGCCAGCAGGGGGTTAAACACACCTTTGCTATATATAGTGCACCATATTTCTCTCacaagccaatcagagcagactggGCTGTTTGGGGAGGCGGGGCTTTAAGAACCAGGCTCCCTGACTGAGTGTTTTTTAAGGgttgtttttaaacattaaagcaTCTTCTGGCACAAAACCATGAAGTGTGAACCTGAAGACGAGCACGAGTTGAGcatttttcattgttttctctTCTGATCTCCTCAAACCAGCCAATTGAGCTTCTTGTCCGAACCTTTTCTCgatcacacaaatacacaaactgcACGGAGACTGTAGAATTAGAGGGTTTCTGGATGTTTCTGTGTTCAGTTCTGGACCTGCATGTGGAGAGTCATCTTTGTTTCCTTCTCCAGAGAAAGTGGCCAAAGCCAAAGAGGAGAACCTGGACATGCACCAGGTCCTGGACGAGACCCTCCTGGAGCTCAACAACCTATAGAGGCCTGTGCAGAGCGACAGCAATGTTCAATCGCTCATCAGTTAAAAACATGTCAAGTCATGTGAGGATTGGTTCAGATATAAATCGATGGAGCCCTGAAgagactccacacacactcgtctATGTTACTGCATCAGAAACGGTCTTAAAGGTTCCTGGTGCATAGAAACGTTTCTCTTGACCAATAAGGACGACGCGTTCCTCATCTGTGTGTATGAAGCAGACTTCACTTCTGTATTTCCATATTTTAATATCTTAATACCTTAATTCCGGCGAATCAGACAATGCTCTTTTGAATATTTGTGTTATAGTCATTTAAAAATCGTTCTAAGTTCTGTGTGATTGGGACATCAGATTAGTTCATAGGTAAGAAGTGGATGAGCAACAGCTTTTACTCTTTTAATGTTTATGACTTGATGAAATGTCGTTTACCTCGTGGGGCAACGTGCACATTTAACTgccttcaaaaacacacacatgttaatgTATGTTATAGCgcatcttttttatttgaaattaaCCACTTCCAGATTGACTACATTATTTAAAGTCTATTTTTTGTCAGGTATATTAGGCATTGCACAGGATTGGATGAATTTGGATAATTTAAGCTTCTAATAAAATAAGAGTGAGACTGATTTTCCATGTTTAATGATTAATTGAATAGAGAAGGTGTAATACTGACATCTAAAGTAACTGAATAGAGGTTTCATACACGGTAAATAAAAGAGATTTACTCAAAAGATAGATATCATAATTCACTTTCTACAGTGATGTCACAGTCTGACATAACATAGCTCATTACCGGCCTGAAGGTTCTCCACACAGCGCTGTGAACAAAGGACCAGCACAAGCTCCTGATTGGTTGCAGaatgtttctgtttgtgtgttaaaaaaaagaagtgattgTTTAGTTGTGACCCATGTACTGATGTAAAACCACCAGCGTAAAACATTTGgaataaacaaaacaagagaCTTGACGAGTGATTTATTGTGAAAAATATGAATttcagctatatatatatatatttatatatataaatatatttaaatatacatgttgCGTAACAGCTGGGGGAAGGAtccagagaaggagagagtgcATGTCgagcaaagaaagaaagagacacatCTAGCATATGATAgagacaaaaatagaaaatgaaCAACAccaacatttgtgttttaaataatgttgcACCATTTTAAAATCATATCTTCCAAGCCCAAATCTGAATAATGGTTCATTGGAATTTAGATgagaattaataaaaacatactTTGCATTTAATGGTATACCCTGATACACGTTCTATCACATGTCTCTCTGtttgataataaataataataataataataattcgggTAGACATTAAACTATTTCAAACAAATCAGTAATCCGATGTTTTAAGGTAAGGACATTACAGTAAAATAATCCCCTCCCCGAACACATAAAGTCTGCCAAGTCAATTAATTTATGCGCACGCGCATTCTTAAGTACAAGAGGGGCGGAGACATACTGGAAAACATCGTGACGCGTGTGTGGGAGACCGGAAAAGTGGAACCCACCGATTGGTCAGAAGATGTTTGACAGACAGTTCATCGGACGAATCAGCGAACAGGGTGTGTTCGCTGAGCGTTTGCGCAGATCTCTCGACTCCCGCGAGAACACCGGAGCGCTCAGGCCGAGCGGCGGTCCATCCGCAAGGAGTCAGATCGAGTCCTGCGGCGCAGCGCGCGCAGCATGTTGCGTCACAAGTTGCCTCCTTACGGGAAATGTGGGCGGTGCTACCCCAGAATCACTCGGACGGGACGGAATAACGCACTTACAGTTCTTGTTTTGGTCGACGTTCAGATTTAAGGAATACATACATATGGAATCGAAGTAACGGGAGAGCTCACAGGGACCCGCGTGAGAGCCCGTGAGGTGAGTCATGACGCCTTTAGACCGCGGAAACAACATGGCGATAACGGTTATGACAAAACATGAAAACTCAAC
The window above is part of the Pseudoliparis swirei isolate HS2019 ecotype Mariana Trench chromosome 15, NWPU_hadal_v1, whole genome shotgun sequence genome. Proteins encoded here:
- the tpm2 gene encoding tropomyosin beta chain isoform X2 — its product is MEAIKKKMQMLKLDKENAIDRAEQAEGDKKGAEDKCKQLEEELQGLQKKLKGVEDELDKYSESLKDAQEKLEQAEKKATDAEAEVASLNRRIQLVEEELDRAQERLATALQKLEEAEKAADESERGMKVIENRASKDEEKMEIQEMQLKEAKHIAEEADRKYEEVARKLVILEGDLERSEERAEVAEAKSGDLEEELKNVTNNLKSLEAQAEKYSQKEDKYEEEIKVLTDKLKEAETRAEFAERSVAKLEKTIDDLEEKVAKAKEENLDMHQVLDETLLELNNL
- the tpm2 gene encoding tropomyosin beta chain isoform X5 — encoded protein: MASLASMDAVRRKIQGLQLAAADAEERAELLHEEADTERHGRERAEAEVASLNRRIQLVEEELDRAQERLATALQKLEEAEKAADESERGMKVIENRASKDEEKMEIQEMQLKEAKHIAEEADRKYEEVARKLVILEGDLERSEERAEVAEAKSGDLEEELKNVTNNLKSLEAQAEKYSQKEDKYEEEIKVLTDKLKEAETRAEFAERSVAKLEKTIDDLEEKVAKAKEENLDMHQVLDETLLELNNL
- the tpm2 gene encoding tropomyosin beta chain isoform X4 produces the protein MEAIKKKMQMLKLDKENAIDRAEQAEGDKKGAEDKCKQLEEELQGLQKKLKGVEDELDKYSESLKDAQEKLEQAEKKATDAEAEVASLNRRIQLVEEELDRAQERLATALQKLEEAEKAADESERGMKVIENRASKDEEKMEIQEMQLKEAKHIAEEADRKYEEVARKLVILEGDLERSEERAEVAEARVRELEEELRLMDQNMKSMMCGDEEYSQKEDKYEEEIKVLTDKLKEAETRAEFAERSVAKLEKTIDDLEEKVAKAKEENLDMHQVLDETLLELNNL
- the tpm2 gene encoding tropomyosin beta chain isoform X8, which translates into the protein MASLASMDAVRRKIQGLQLAAADAEERAELLHEEADTERHGRERAEAEVASLNRRIQLVEEELDRAQERLATALQKLEEAEKAADESERGMKVIENRASKDEEKMEIQEMQLKEAKHIAEEADRKYEEVARKLVILEGDLERSEERAEVAEARVRELEEELRLMDQNMKSMMCGDEEYSQKEDKYEEEIKVLTDKLKEAETRAEFAERSVAKLEKTIDDLEDEVYAQKLKGKALSEELDLALNDMTTL
- the tpm2 gene encoding tropomyosin beta chain isoform X1, which translates into the protein MEAIKKKMQMLKLDKENAIDRAEQAEGDKKGAEDKCKQLEEELQGLQKKLKGVEDELDKYSESLKDAQEKLEQAEKKATDAEAEVASLNRRIQLVEEELDRAQERLATALQKLEEAEKAADESERGMKVIENRASKDEEKMEIQEMQLKEAKHIAEEADRKYEEVARKLVILEGDLERSEERAEVAEAKSGDLEEELKNVTNNLKSLEAQAEKYSQKEDKYEEEIKVLTDKLKEAETRAEFAERSVAKLEKTIDDLEDEVYAQKLKGKALSEELDLALNDMTTL
- the tpm2 gene encoding tropomyosin beta chain isoform X6, producing MASLASMDAVRRKIQGLQLAAADAEERAELLHEEADTERHGRERAEAEVASLNRRIQLVEEELDRAQERLATALQKLEEAEKAADESERGMKVIENRASKDEEKMEIQEMQLKEAKHIAEEADRKYEEVARKLVILEGDLERSEERAEVAEAKSGDLEEELKNVTNNLKSLEAQAEKYSQKEDKYEEEIKVLTDKLKEAETRAEFAERSVAKLEKTIDDLEDEVYAQKLKGKALSEELDLALNDMTTL
- the tpm2 gene encoding tropomyosin beta chain isoform X7, coding for MASLASMDAVRRKIQGLQLAAADAEERAELLHEEADTERHGRERAEAEVASLNRRIQLVEEELDRAQERLATALQKLEEAEKAADESERGMKVIENRASKDEEKMEIQEMQLKEAKHIAEEADRKYEEVARKLVILEGDLERSEERAEVAEARVRELEEELRLMDQNMKSMMCGDEEYSQKEDKYEEEIKVLTDKLKEAETRAEFAERSVAKLEKTIDDLEEKVAKAKEENLDMHQVLDETLLELNNL
- the tpm2 gene encoding tropomyosin beta chain isoform X3; this translates as MEAIKKKMQMLKLDKENAIDRAEQAEGDKKGAEDKCKQLEEELQGLQKKLKGVEDELDKYSESLKDAQEKLEQAEKKATDAEAEVASLNRRIQLVEEELDRAQERLATALQKLEEAEKAADESERGMKVIENRASKDEEKMEIQEMQLKEAKHIAEEADRKYEEVARKLVILEGDLERSEERAEVAEARVRELEEELRLMDQNMKSMMCGDEEYSQKEDKYEEEIKVLTDKLKEAETRAEFAERSVAKLEKTIDDLEDEVYAQKLKGKALSEELDLALNDMTTL